The genomic region TTGTTTCATATCGTTGTTCAATCGTTCAGTCAAGCTCATGAGTTGAAACTCCTCCTAGAACTTTCTCTTGCGCGCTGCTTCCGACTTCTTCTTGCGCTTTACGCTTGGCTTCTCATAATGCTTGCGCTTCTTGATTTCGGCGAGAACTCCGTCCTTCGCGAGACCTTTCTTAAAGCGGCGAAGCGCAGCGTCAAGAGATTCGTTTTTGCGAACTTTTGTTTCAGACACCAGTTTTCCCTCCCTCCGAACAGACCGTCCAATTGAAACGGTGTAACAAACTTCATTATATGTGATAGAGAAAAGCTGTGTCAACCG from Xylanibacillus composti harbors:
- the rpsU gene encoding 30S ribosomal protein S21, with the protein product MSETKVRKNESLDAALRRFKKGLAKDGVLAEIKKRKHYEKPSVKRKKKSEAARKRKF